One window from the genome of Bubalus kerabau isolate K-KA32 ecotype Philippines breed swamp buffalo chromosome 17, PCC_UOA_SB_1v2, whole genome shotgun sequence encodes:
- the ZNF296 gene encoding zinc finger protein 296: protein MSRRKAGCMPRRIEPAPAASSDDEMEMRDLVIDVKPEPDPRPLQAPGLGPFTPKEVPAPERFESEPRHCAGPVPIGGLIHALGLRNQWTPLSLSPHDRQPWTDKHPDLLTCGRCLQTFPLEAITAFVDHKKLGCQLFRGPSPCQGSEHEDLKALNCLRCGRQFTGAWKLLRHAQWDHGLSIYQTEPESPEAPLLGLAEVAVAVSAVSSVVGPEAEVKGSRVGPMGPTRRSPTCPVCKKTLSSFSNLKVHMRSHTGERPYACDQCPYACAQSSKLNRHKKTHRQLQPQSPCLADTGQEQASTAPPEPAAHAAAPASVLPCRGGEGAGAAATAGVQEPGAPGGGAQVGPGGDGWGADTKEQRKDQEKNQKTSPKKTLKPAGKNRGPGPGGSCEFCGKHFTNSSNLTVHRRSHTGERPYTCELCSYACAQSSKLNRHRRMHGLGPGGPRFACPHCCVPFGLRATLDKHLRQKHPEMAGEA, encoded by the exons ATGTCCCGCCGCAAGGCCGGCTGCATGCCTCGCCGAATAGAACCCGCGCCCGCCGCCAGCTCAGACGACGAGATGGAGATGCGAGACCTCGTCATCGACGTGAAGCCCGAGCCGGACCCGCGGCCCCTGCAGGCCCCGGGGTTAGGGCCCTTCACCCCGAAGGAAGTGCCCGCGCCGGAGCGGTTCGAGAGCGAACCCCGCCACTGCGCCGGCCCCGTACCCATCGGCGGCCTCATCCACGCCCTCGGCCTGCGCAACCAGTGGACGCCGCTGTCCCTGAGCCCTCACG ACCGCCAGCCGTGGACCGACAAACACCCAGATCTGTTGACCTGCGGCCGCTGCCTGCAGACCTTCCCATTGGAGGCCATCACTGCCTTCGTGGACCACAAGAAGCTGGGCTGTCAGCTCTTCAGAggccccagcccctgccagggCTCAG AACACGAGGACCTGAAGGCCTTGAACTGCCTCCGCTGTGGCCGACAGTTCACAGGAGCCTGGAAACTGCTGCGCCACGCCCAGTGGGACCACGGACTGTCCATCTACCAGACGGAACCTGAGTCCCCGGAGGCCCCGCTGCTGGGCCTGGCTGAGGTGGCCGTGGCCGTGTCGGCCGTGTCGTCAGTGGTGGGGCCTGAAGCCGAGGTCAAGGGCTCCCGGGTGGGGCCCATGGGGCCCACCCGGCGGAGCCCCACCTGCCCCGTGTGTAAGAAGACCCTCAGCTCCTTCAGCAACCTCAAGGTGCACATGCGCTCGCACACGGGCGAGCGGCCCTACGCCTGCGACCAGTGTCCCTACGCCTGCGCCCAGAGCAGCAAGCTCAACCGCCACAAGAAGACCCACCGGCAGCTGcagccccagagcccctgcctggCCGACACCGGCCAGGAGCAGGCCTCCACTGCCCCTCCCGAGCCCGCCGCCCATGCCGCAGCCCCTGCCAGTGTCCTTCCGtgcagaggaggagagggggccGGGGCGGCCGCCACGGCAGGGGTCCAGGAACCCGGGGCTCCTGGCGGCGGGGCTCAGGTGGGCCCTGGTGGGGACGGCTGGGGCGCTGACACTAAGGAGCAGAGAAAGGACCAGGAGAAGAACCAGAAGACATCACCCAAGAAGACGCTGAAGCCGGCGGGCAAGAACCGGGGGCCGGGGCCTGGGGGCAGCTGCGAGTTCTGCGGGAAGCACTTCACCAACAGCAGCAACCTGACGGTGCACCGGCGCTCGCACACGGGCGAGCGGCCCTACACCTGCGAGCTCTGCTCCTACGCTTGTGCCCAGAGCAGCAAGCTCAACCGCCACCGCCGCATGCACGGCCTGGGGCCTGGCGGGCCCCGCTTCGCGTGCCCCCACTGCTGCGTGCCCTTCGGCCTGCGGGCCACCCTGGACAAGCACCTGCGGCAGAAGCACCCTGAGATGGCTGGGGAGGCCTGA